In one Drosophila albomicans strain 15112-1751.03 chromosome X, ASM965048v2, whole genome shotgun sequence genomic region, the following are encoded:
- the LOC117575996 gene encoding nucleoporin Nup35, translated as MEPMALGSPISSPGSSNQSQYLPPFLMGDPQAMTPHNNTLSPKMGGGRYNVSFASPSNANTPQELGYNNNPHQLNRSTLGTRTLFTGGAAGLNMSGAGGGGGGNTASHQAGPPTQGLFDSLRNEQNLGSTPQRTHLNLLQTSHLNSSNYSLNQSCHPPTAQLNDSYAPNAINASMRALCSPLSSVSPLTSPTSHHARAIDFWVTIFGFSPGASSMILQHFTMCGTIVDVVHAPQSGNWMHVRFASRIESDKALNYNLRIIANNVMVGVTRCTDESVLDKENNQLKSPGLKEPTLPRPKVRPLAQQAYNQAQLENEVSPKSSVPQKSSGLVNKAMDMLFGW; from the exons ATGGAACCCATGGCACTTGGTAGTCCCATCAGCAGTCCGGGCAGCAGCAATCAAAGTCAATATTTGCCGCCATTTCTCATGGGCGATCCACAAGCAATGACGCCTCACAACAACACGCTGTCGCCTAAGATGGGCGGAGGACGCTACAACGTTAGCTTCG CATCGCCCAGTAACGCAAACACGCCACAAGAATTGGGCTATAACAATAATCCGCATCAATTGAATCGCTCCACACTCGGGACACGCACTCTTTTCACGGGTGGCGCCGCTGGCCTTAACATGAGTGGcgctggcggcggcggtggcggcaacACAGCTAGCCATCAAGCTGGTCCACCTACCCAAGGACTCTTTGATTCGCTGCGTAATGAACAAAACTTGGGCTCAACACCGCAACGTACGCACCTGAACCTGTTGCAGACATCGCATCTGAACAGCTCCAACTACAGCCTCAACCAGAGCTGTCATCCGCCCACAGCACAGTTGAATGACTCGTATGCGCCCAATGCCATTAATGCCTCCATGCGTGCTCTCTGCTCGCCGCTCAGCAGCGTTTCACCACTGACATCGCCGACGTCCCACCACGCTCGTGCCATCGACTTTTGGGTTACCATCTTTGGCTTCTCGCCGGGCGCCAGTTCAATGATACTGCAGCATTTCACCATGTGCGGCACCATTGTGGATGTGGTGCATGCGCCGCAGAGTGGTAACTGGATGCATGTTCGCTTTGCATCGCGCATCGAGAGCGACAAGGCACTCAACTACAATCTACGCATCATTGCCAACAATGTGATGGTGGGCGTCACTCGCTGCACCGACGAGTCGGTACTAGACAAGGAGAACAATCAGCTGAAGTCGCCGGGGCTGAAGGAACCAACGTTGCCGCGTCCAAAGGTTCGTCCACTGGCTCAGCAAGCGTACAATCAGGCGCAGCTGGAGAACGAGGTATCGCCCAAGAGCAGCGTGCCGCAAAAGAGTTCTGGGCTGGTGAACAAGGCGATGGATATGTTGTTTGGCTGGTGA
- the LOC117576004 gene encoding glucose-induced degradation protein 8-B homolog, producing MSYNEKSEAITKEEWLQRLEQFPFKQADMNRLIMNYLVTEGFKEAAEKFQHEAELEPSVELNSLDDRILIREAVQAGRIEEATHLVNQLHPDLLGSELYLFFHLQQLQLIELIRAGKVEEALAFAQSKLSESGEEIRFELERTLALLAFEKPQESPFADLLEQSYRQKIASELNAAILRCEHSEDSTPKMMFLLKLILWAQSKLDKRSISYPSMKNLETAQVEPK from the exons atgagCTACAATGAGAAAAGTGAGGCCATCACAAAAGAAGAATGGCTGCAGCGCTTGGAGCAGTTCCCCTTCAAGCAAGCGGACATGAATCGTTTGATCATGAATTATCTGGTGACAG AAGGATTCAAGGAGGCGGCGGAAAAATTTCAACATGAAGCCGAATTGGAGCCCAGCGTTGAGCTGAACAGCCTCGATGATCGCATCCTTATACGCGAAGCGGTGCAAGCCGGCCGCATTGAGGAGGCCACGCATCTAGTGAATCAACTGCACCCCGATCTGCTGGGCAGCGAACTATATTTGTTCTTTCACctgcagcaattgcaattgattgaATTGATACGCGCCGGCAAAGTGGAGGAGGCGCTCGCCTTTGCCCAATCCAAGCTATCCGAATCGGGCGAGGAGATTCGCTTCGAATTGGAACGCACGCTGGCACTATTGGCGTTCGAGAAGCCGCAGGAAAGTCCGTTTGCCGACCTGCTGGAGCAATCCTATCGACAGAAGATTGCCAGTGAGTTGAATGCGGCGATATTGCGATGCGAGCACAGTGAGGATTCGACGCCCAAAATGATGTTTCTACTCAAATTGATATTGTGGGCACAGTCGAAGCTCGACAAGCGATCAATCAGCTATCCCAGCATGAAGAATCTGGAGACGGCGCAAGTGGAGCCCAAATAA
- the LOC117570007 gene encoding inhibitor of growth protein 3 has protein sequence MLYLEDYLEMIEHLPQELRDRFTEMRELDLAVQNNMDSLDKKSRLFFQQCKRGELQHESMDTEFHGLRGEYFKVMEDADEKVAIATQIHELVERYLRRLDSELFKFKCELEADNNGITEILEKRSLELDGNNSTAATALLLSMNQKENRYYNTNNSCLAVNNNSAGLINSAGNNSSNNNSGGPNSNNNSGNNSLLVNNAGLNSMSSNSSSGGHHHGHHQRHRKLEKRRETICTVPVQEKRANLNHSLPVAANNASNNSNLLNPVMGNHVNSSTNNSGGGNLATHVSLPVVGSGGNNAAAVSAAVAAVGNVVRQQQLPTQLGAHNVLGNNANNVAAAAAAAAAAAAGVAVGNNSNVGGVTGAGGAAVPGSNMVSYNLQQLGGGAAASSAIAAAASQAIVATQQMPQGRRTASLKASYEAIHGTTVANNPEFWSAAAAHNSSMQPATGTLGNNAHSQQQQQHHHHQQQQQQQHQQQQQHQQHQHHHHHQHHQHHQEKKHKKKLNSSISMPGGIAVQSLGGSSSGNSIASSSSSMSVDSVDMLSSAAAAAAAAAASSSSTAAAALQHANLTGHGLALNATGNQLTNAGGNHVSAAVAANVAAAAPVGNLPTVNSVAGTSGLGGLPNAGLAPGANLTISESGLVVEQTNEGEWSYDPNEPRYCTCNQVSYGDMVACDNDACPYEWFHYQCVGITQPPKGKWYCPKCTASMRRRGNRKN, from the exons atgtTGTATCTCGAGGATTATTTGGAGA TGATTGAGCATCTGCCACAGGAGCTGCGCGACCGTTTCACAGAAATGCGTGAATTGGATTTAGCGGTCCAAA ACAACATGGACTCGTTGGACAAAAAGTCGCGTTTGTTCTTTCAGCAATGCAAACGCGGCGAACTCCAACACGAATCGATGGACACCGAGTTTCACGGTTTGCGCGGCGAATACTTTAAAGTAATGGAGGACGCCGACGAGAAGGTGGCAATTGCCACACAAATCCACGAACTAGTCGAACGCTACCTGCGTCGCTTGGATAGCGAACTCTTTAAGTTCAAGTGCGAACTAGAGGCAGACAACAATGGCATCACTGAAATTCTCGAGAAGCGTTCCCTTGAGCTCGATGGCAACAATTCGACAGCGGCCACAGCATTGTTGCTGAGTATGAATCAGAAGGAGAATCGTTAttacaacaccaacaacagctgctTGGCTGTCAACAACAATTCCGCTGGTCTCATCAACAGtgctggcaacaacagcagcaacaataatagcgGCGgccccaacagcaacaacaacagtggcaacaacagcttgCTCGTGAATAATGCCGGACTCAATAGCATGtctagcaacagcagctcagGTGGCCATCACCATGGTCACCATCAACGACATCGCAAGCTGGAGAAACGTCGCGAAACCATTTGCACGGTGCCCGTGCAAGAGAAGCGTGCGAATCTCAATCACTCGCTGCCCGTTGCCGCCAAcaatgcaagcaacaacagcaacctgCTTAATCCCGTTATGGGCAATCATGTaaacagcagcaccaacaacagcgGCGGTGGCAATCTGGCCACACATGTCAGCTTGCCTGTTGTCGGTAGCGGTGGCAACAATGCTGCCGCCGTCTCGgcagctgttgccgctgttggcAACGTTGTGCGCCAACAGCAGTTGCCCACGCAGCTCGGCGCACACAATGTGCTGGGTAACAATGCCAACAATGTTGcggccgctgccgccgccgctgcagcagctgctgctggggtTGCGGTGGGCAATAATAGCAATGTTGGCGGCGTCACAGGTGCTGGTGGCGCTGCTGTTCCGGGCAGTAACATGGTCAGCTATAATCTACAACAGTTGGGCGGCGGGGCAGCTGCCTCGAGTGCCATTGCAGCGGCGGCAAGCCAAGCGATTGTGGCCACCCAACAAATGCCGCAAGGCAGACGCACCGCGAGCCTGAAGGCAAGCTATGAGGCGATTCATGGCACTACGGTGGCAAATAACCCAGAGTTTTGGTCCGCGGCGGCGGCGCACAATAGCAGCATGCAGCCAGCGACTGGGACGCTGGGCAATAATGCAcattcgcagcagcagcagcagcatcatcaccaccagcagcaacaacagcagcagcatcaacaacagcagcaacatcaacagcaccagcatcatcatcatcaccaacaTCATCAACACCATCAGGAGAAGAAGCACAAGAA AAAACTGAACAGCAGCATTTCGATGCCAGGAGGAATCGCGGTGCAATCGCTGGGCGGCTCTTCGTCGGGAAATTCCATTGCCTCCTCATCGTCCTCGATGAGCGTCGACTCTGTGGACATGTTGTCCTCGgcagccgccgcagcagctgctgccgccgcctcATCCTCATCGACAGCTGCCGCGGCTTTACAACACGCTAATCTCACTGGTCATGGACTCGCACTGAATGCAACAGGTAATCAATTGACCAACGCAGGCGGCAATCATGTATCGGCTGCTGTGGCAGCcaatgttgcagctgctgcgcccGTTGGCAATTTGCCCACAGTGAACAGCGTGGCAGGCACATCGGGCCTGGGAGGATTGCCCAACGCGGGCTTGGCACCGGGTGCCAATCTCACGATCAGCGAGAGCGGTTTGGTAGTGGAGCAAACGAACGAGGGCGAATGGTCATATGATCCGAATGAACCGCGCTATTGCACCTGCAATCAGGTGTCCTATGGCGACATGGTTGCCTGCGACAACGATGCCTGTCCCTACGAATGGTTCCATTATCAGTGCGTGGGCATCACACAGCCGCCCAAGGGCAAATGGTATTGCCCCAAGTGCACAGCGTCGATGCGGCGTCGCGGCAATCGAAAGAACTGA
- the LOC117570003 gene encoding DNA ligase 4, whose translation MEKDIASTIKFRDICKMMERVKAAKNTQRKELILRRYYESFCKHRTAFRQSANVTAAQAEDGRSSFYSVLRLLIPSADRGRDNYGLQITALGRLYTRVLQLPKDSDDATRLMHRSWSSFRDYGDVVHAVLLPRCFNAPSNLTLKQIHEMLDLIANEDTTIKERELIRFTELASPEEQKWLIRILLKSMGLGIGEQRIFGLLDPLAKDMYQRCTDLGRICNLLADNKLSLSADAMPSTSSTTNHPVIDLNTFIEPFQQIRPMLCERFPGKIEELMQSDVLYLERKMDGERFQLHYARNRFKYISRNGADYTRSFGDSYEHGTLTPDLRTLLPLGMESIILDGEMMIWDTQQLRYREKGENTDVKHLKPDRSWRPCFVVYDLLYLNGESLLDMTYVQRAYKLQELLNEQQGVLQIMKGEKISSLEHFNQLFQQMLDSNAEGIVLKKQNSIYKPGVRVGGGWYKDKADYIEGLITEFDVLIIGGFYNRKRTFIESFLLGVLKPAGEQGRDEVYSIGCVANNSRQRAVLHHELKPHWHESGTEPPPLWYHYKPNEKEGSPDVWIQPDKSIVLQVKAADLTPNGAFYTAKSLHFPRTQLMRDDKVWNECMTLQEYTELCQGRGAIKKLNKRHVDLSDFTSERKRQKMTPSERSRLGLAAYEKRYDAQPLVRGSQLFDGFSFCILSGRRGHSKQQLQTLAAQNGGTIVQNPLPNDPKCICICGDRVYLVERLMKQQPRSNDILRLDWLLRVCEKQQIELRPKDVLSATSALQAQFDKSFDKLGDSYTDVLCSVEELQEVLEDITDAELNDEHVAQAELDKLQMQLLGDRGINIFAKFSGCFYNRKADELARLLFMQHGGQLADEANGEVTHVFVCPDRLHSEDFEQWHRQHFGTSNVETVITDWIRQSHGAKRALPTTEFIFKL comes from the exons atGGAAAAGGATATCGCCAGCACAATTAAATTTCGGGATATTTGCAAGATGATGGAGCGCGTCAAGGCGGCAAAGAATACACAACGCAAAGAACTAATCTTGCGCCGCTATTACGAATCCTTCTGCAAACACCGTACCGCATTTCGGCAGAGCGCAAATGTAACGGCTGCCCAAGCTGAGGATGGCCGTAGCAGCTTCTACTCGGTTCTGAGGCTGTTAATACCCAGCGCAGATCGTGGTCGCGATAACTATGGACTGCAAATCACCGCCTTGGGTCGCCTGTACACACGCGTTCTTCAGCTACCCAAAGATT CTGATGACGCGACGCGTCTGATGCATCGCAGTTGGTCGTCGTTTCGTGACTACGGCGATGTGGTACATGCGGTGCTTTTGCCGCGCTGCTTCAACGCTCCCAGCAATCTGACACTGAAGCAAATTCACGAGATGCTCGATCTCATAGCCAACGAGGATACAACGA TCAAGGAACGCGAACTCATCCGCTTCACGGAGCTCGCCTCGCCCGAGGAGCAAAAGTGGCTCATACGCATTCTGCTCAAGTCGATGGGCCTTGGCATTGGTGAGCAGCGTATTTTTGGGTTACTCGATCCGCTGGCAAAGGACATGTATCAGCGCTGCACAGATCTGGGACGCATTTGCAATCTGCTGGCGGATAACAAACTATCGCTGTCAGCGGATGCGATGCCATCCACGAGCAGCACAACGAATCATCCGGTGATTGATTTGAACACGTTCATCGAACCCTTTCAGCAGATACGTCCGATGTTGTGCGAACGCTTTCCTGGCAAAATTGAGGAACTAATGCAGTCAGATGTGCTCTATCTGGAGAGGAAAATGGATGGTGAACGCTTTCAGTTGCATTATGCACGCAATCGCTTTAAGTACATTTCTCGTAATGGCGCCGATTATACGCGTAGCTTTGGCGACAGCTACGAACATGGTACTTTGACGCCAGATCTGCGCACACTGCTTCCCCTGGGCATGGAGTCCATCATACTGGATGGTGAAATGATGATCTGGGATACGCAACAGTTGCGATACCGCGAAAAGGGCGAAAACACAGATGTGAAACATTTGAAGCCGGACCGCAGCTGGCGACCTTGCTTTGTTGTCTACGATTTGTTGTATTTGAATGGCGAAAGTCTGCTGGACATGACGTATGTGCAGCGTGCATATAAATTGCAGGAGTTGCTCAACGAACAGCAGGGCGTGCTGCAGATAATGAAGGGTGAAAAGATCAGTTCGCTGGAGCATTTCAATCAACTCTTTCAGCAGATGCTGGACTCCAATGCCGAGGGCATTGTGCTCAAGAAACAGAACTCCATCTATAAGCCAGGAGTGCGTGTTGGCGGCGGTTGGTACAAGGATAAAGCAGAT TATATCGAGGGACTCATCACAGAATTTGATGTGCTCATCATTGGTGGCTTTTACAATCGCAAGCGTACATTCATTGAATCATTTCTGCTGGGCGTGCTGAAGCCTGCCGGCGAACAAGGTCGCGATGAAGTCTACAGCATTGGCTGCGTGGCCAACAATTCGCGTCAGCGTGCCGTGCTCCATCACGAGTTGAAACCGCATTGGCATGAATCTGGCACTGAACCGCCGCCGCTGTGGTATCATTATAAGCCCAACGAGAAGGAGGGTTCGCCCGACGTCTGGATACAACCCGATAAATCGATTGTGCTGCAAGTCAAGGCAGCTGATCTGACACCAAATGGAGCATTCTACACGGCCAAATCGTTGCATTTTCCACGCACACAGCTCATGCGCGATGACAAGGTGTGGAACGAGTGCATGACCCTGCAGGAATACACAGAGCTATGTCAG GGTCGCGGTGCAATCAAGAAACTAAATAAACGACATGTGGATCTCAGTGATTTTACGTCGGAGCGCAAGCGTCAAAAGATGACGCCCTCGGAGCGAAGTCGCCTCGGTTTGGCTGCCTACGAGAAGCGTTACGATGCCCAACCTTTGGTCCGGGGATCACAGCTCTTCGACGGCTTCagcttttgcattttgagCGGACGGCGTGGACACAGcaaacaacagctgcagaCACTTGCCGCCCAAAATGGTGGCACAATCGTTCAGAATCCGCTGCCCAACGATCCAAagtgcatttgcatttgcggTGATCGCGTCTATTTGGTGGAGCGTTTAATGAAACAACAGCCGCGTAGCAATGATATTTTGCGCCTCGATTGGTTGTTGCGCGTCTGCGAGAAGCAACAGATCGAGCTACGGCCCAAGGATGTGTTGTCAGCGACGTCTGCACTGCAGGCGCAGTTTGATAAAAGCTTCGACAAGCTGGGCGATAGTTACACCGATGTGCTGTGCAGCGTCGAGGAGTTGCAGGAAGTGCTGGAGGATATCACCGATGCTGAGCTGAATGATGAGCATGTGGCGCAAGCTGAGTTGGACAAATTGCAGATGCAATTGCTGGGCGACAGaggcataaatatatttgccaaATTCTCGGGTTGTTTCTACAATCGCAAAGCAGACGAATTGGCAAGATTGCTTTTTATGCAGCATGGTGGACAATTGGCTGACGAAGCGAATGGAGAGGTGAcacatgtgtttgtgtgtcctGATCGCCTGCACAGCGAGGACTTTGAGCAATGGCATCGTCAGCACTTTGGCACAAGCAATGTAGAAACTGTGATTACGGATTGGATACGGCAGTCGCATGGCGCAAAGCGAGCGCTGCCCACAACAgagtttattttcaaattgtag